The Chaetodon auriga isolate fChaAug3 chromosome 20, fChaAug3.hap1, whole genome shotgun sequence genome contains the following window.
AACATGGAGATGTGCTTACCTTCTTGGTCCTGACAGGATTGGAAATGGCACCTTCAGCTTCAATGATGAGCTCTGTGAGGGAGCGAGTCTTGCGCATCTGAGCAAGAACAAGGACATTATGCTAAATaagcaaaacatgcaagactgtTTACCCTATccacaaatacagaaatacagtaACATGTTTATTTAGGAATTCTTAACTGACAGCTCAATGACAACTGGGCACCATCATATGTTGAAGTGTGTTGCATGATATGATTAAAAAGCCCCAGAAGAGCTACTGAGTGGGACGTATGGTGAAACTCACCTTCTGCAACATCTCTGTCCACTTTGCTTGACATGCTtcaggagagaaaggaggaaaagccACCTTCTTCCAGTCCACAGCTTTCAGTCCTTTGGTATATGCGTTCATTCTGTCTCGTTCTGGGATGCTGGTTTTCATTGCAGCAAGAAGCTTCTGGAGGTTTGCCTTGGTCCAACCTGTGGTCACAGCAAAGGGACACAAAAGACAGTCAATCTTTAGAGCCAATCAAAGGATATCCAGCTACTTTTATGTGTGATTTAACTTAGATATTATCAGGGTTTAACATCAGATGGCAAATAATACGCAAAACCAATTATTTAATAGTACCCACCAGATTCTTCAGTGCCAGTTTCATCTCCACTCATTTTCCCAAACAAATGTGTCTCCTCGATCTGTTAGCTGGATGCAAACCGGGCAGAGGTTCAGCTCAATCCATGCGACTCCCAGAAACTGaacattagctagttagctaacatATCGAGCTTAGCTGTAGTTTACTTACCAAGAGATTAACAAGGAGCTAGTGATATTTAACTTCACGATATATTGATAAACTCCCATTGTTTGCGTTACTTATGtcagctgaacaaaaacaccacagttaTTTTTTGGTCCGACATGCACACTACCTCCATGCTTGCGAGGCGGATCTTCGCTACCAATCAGGTACTCTCAAAGACGAACGTCATCCAAAAGAGCCAGAAAATAGCCAATGAGcttactcttcttcttctgtgtgtctATTGGTGGCTGCCAAGCTTCGCAGATCAGCATTGAGGTGGCAAAGCGCCACCTATTGAACCGGAGGGCGTTGAATCATGGCACTACATCATATGTATCTTCATAAATtacagaaaatatgaatgatATAGATTCAGTACACTTTAAACCTTCATTCTTGCCTCGATTTgttaatctcttttttttttttttttttttttagcagtcaTTTAGAGTTTTAATGCACCTGTTCATTGTTTGGACATTACTGTACTGCAGTCCTACATTTGTTGAAAAGGCTGTGTAAAGATTTTTGTGGGGCGTCCCTGGCATATTGTTCATTAATACACACCTACCAAAGGGAGGAGTAATCATCACACTCGATGAAGCTGATGGGTCTTTTGGGAGGtagtttttattatttatagaGAAAAGGCAAGAagacagcaacaaaacacacagtgtaaatcttaacaacacacacaaaaattcaactttttctctctccttgcATTGTTGTGTTGTTCTTTGCTCTCCAGTGTTACTTGGTTGATCATTCTTGATGAAACATCTACACTTGTCTGTCATCATTGCCTTGTAAGTCATGCATTATTTAATTCAGAGTATGGATTTTAGTTGCATCAAAAAAGTGAATACGACAATAACTTAAGTGGCACATGTTGCGTTACATTCAATGTGCGGTTGCTTGGAAAAACATACAACTTTGGCTTCCAGCACTACAATATTTTCCACTCACCATTCAGCCTCTCCATTTTTGACTGaagaagtttttatttttatttttttttgatttCTTGTATTCTGAATACTTTAAAaagcttttgcattttttgtccttcttttttgtaaaaacatgtcagtgttttatgaaTACTCCCAGCTTCAGTGGTGTATAAAGCACAAGCtatcagaaacaaaacaacatgatgcAAAGAATTCACCTGAGTGATTGCTGAAAACTCTTCAGGAATGTTTTAAACAAGACAGTTTTCACCATAAAGATAAACCTATGTCTGCATTTCCTTTGAAAAAACACTCAGAACATGTTTGTGCTCCTAGGTAGATGAAACATTCATTTGAGCcatatataaaataaacatatttttcttaaaataaaatgttgctgGCAGCTGTCATAGAAGACGTCTACAATGGCATCTGAGATTCAAAGTACACATCTTGCCCCGGCTCCTCCTCGAATGTCACTTTGGCATCATCAGCATCCAactaaaacagacacagaaaagttagtgtttaacacacacacacacacacacacacacacacacacacacacacacacacacacacacacgatgatgttactcgcagctggttttccaggtttgggcCTGTCACTCAGAATTGAGTCTTTGCAGGTTGTTTCTTTGCAGCTTGATGATTTCACATTAAGCACATCAGCTGGTTGCACATTAAATGGCAAAgatgttccttttgtttacttctcaTCTCCTGAAATCTCTggccaaatgcctgaaggagttgccatgatgcattgacatgatatcaactgctgtgtgtgcattgcATTCAGGCTCCAATCAAACGGTCTCGTGGACTGCATCCAGTCTGGAAGGTTTATTATAGACTTAGCTAAAGTTCACAGGCTCAGCTTTCCATATATTCCTAAAAGTGCTGCTTACATCTGCAGTTACTTTATGGAAATAATATGAGAGAACCActtacacatttcatttccagtTCAGTGAAGAGACGGCCGGTCATGAACATGCGTAGAGGGATGGTGAGGATGAGTATGAAGGGAAGTGCAAGGGACACCGGACTGGACTTGATAATCCACAAGACTGCAAGGCACACTATCTGGATGGCCGTGAACAAGTGCATTCGTCCTGTGCTCACCTGCAGGCAACAGGTAGAAATATTAGTCACATAGACATGACCGAACACTTTCTGGCTTGTGATGTGATTTAGAGGCTTCAACATATGTGTCATGATATGAGTGaaacagtggtggaggaagcattcagatcctttacttaagaaaaagtactaatactacacTCTGAAAATACAAGCATGAGTCCTGGTTTGATGCATTCATCATCATGCATTcatgtgaaagcagcattttgccTTTGTAATTGGCTGGGATGGAGCAAGACATCATttactgaattgaattgaattgaatttaacATCATAGCATCTCATGATCCCTTTTCTGAAGCATGTTAGTTATCGTGTAATCATGGGACTCTTACTCTGGTGGCGTACGGTTCATCAGGGTGGTATTTCTTAGGGATGAGCAGAAGTAGCATCCGATCCCACAGCTGGATGCCGTTGAGTGAGGTGACGCCCATGTAGAGAAAGATCCCAAACAAGGCCGACATTGGAATCATCTTCAGGATCGGCTCCATCAGAATTGACAGACCTTGTGACAAATAGGTGTTTGGATAAAGGGTGTGCTTTAATGACAAACCTGCAGATTTCTAGACATGTAGTCATAGAAAAGATAGATTAAGACTGAAGGATTAGACACCACCTACCAACAAGCAACGCCACCAGAATGCCACTGATCCTCTGCTCCATCACCTTCTCAATCACTGGTTTTGGTCCTTTGCTCATGACGGTGAGGGCGTTGGCGTGAGTGACAGATCGCACCGTGGCAGCGCTGAGCCATGGCACACCGAATATTGCACCGACCCCTCCCATGCCGACTAaaaccagcaggtcaaagtggAACCCGGAGCCTTTGACCATCTTCCTCTCAGGTTTGCTCACAATCAGACTGTTAACAGGTGCAACATATGAATCAAATTTGGTCAAAGCCAGGACATGCTTTCTGAGGTTGATAATTCAGATGATTTGTTGACTCACGTTGTGATCTGAGACTCCAGAAAGATCAGAATGAAGACGAGCAAGGCTGGGACGCAGCATGCAAACATCAGCCACACAGGGAAAGGCCTGTGCTCTCCGAAGGGGTTGATAAGCCAGCCCCTCTTGGCCGGGTTGGAAACCATGAGACCTTTGGGAACAACTAGTTTCTGTAAAAGGTAAAGACACAAGTTTTTAATAAAATCTGGCCACTTTAGTGAGTGTTTTAAGTCTTCAAACAATAGGGTATGGACTGCTCAAACTGGCCATTACCCACCATAGAGCACTTTCAATAAACAAAAATCCACATTCCTTGCTTTGCTCACATTTTTCAGAAACATACGTGAAATCAAATCAAGTGAATATCTCCTAAAGTTAAGTCTAAaattctttctttgtgtttctataTTGAGCTGCAGGGGAGAAAGCCTATCCTTTGACCTTTAGCtgatttctgcatgttttcagcACATAAACTGGACTTGGAAGCTTGGACTCACAGACCAACCTGAGTGTAGGTGTCCTGAATAGTGTAGTCCACGACAATCATGAGGAAAATGGAAATAGGCACGCCAAAGTCACCAATCAAACGCCTGATCTGGTAAGCATAGATCACAATTTAAACAAACTTGTCTAAAATTTAATTAATAACATAAATGACCTTCTATGACTGAAACAGTCTAGGACTCCACCATTGCCGCCAATTCACCTTTCCAGGAAGAAAAGTGCCGTTCTTGAACTGCCGCAGGaagaaagcaataaaaaagCAGCCCAACATGAGGCACATGGAGAGCAGGGCTGTGTTGGGGTAAGGTGATTTGATAGTGTTGATGATGACAGTCGTGTTGCCGGTAGCATTGTCATACAGGATCGTCTCTTCCACCCTCGGGTGCCAGGGATTTTCTAGAGTTGAATTCAGGTGATCGTAATTCAGAATCAGTGGATGGGCCTTGAATATctaaagagaaagatgaagaaagatTATAATCTCGCCGTGAGGAACATGACTTTAATCATAGTCATTAataccccatttacacctggtattatCTCACTTTAATACCAAGTGTAAATGGAGTCTATTTCATTTGGAgagatgaaatgtgtgaaatgaatgaagaaggTTTTACCCTCCCTAGCTTGGCAAAGGTTTCATagatgaagatgagggagaTGAGGATGGAGAAGATTTCCTGGGTGAAGCGGGAGATGAAACGCACCAGGAAGCTGCCCTCAAAGGCCACGACGACCACCACAATGATGACCAGCCACACTCCAACCCACACTCTGCCCACAATGTACTCAATGTCCTGAGACTTGCAGAACTGAACGAAGCAAACAGGAGATGAGTTGAGCACAGTGGGATCACAAGAAACTACAGTTCCCCAAGATATGGATATAACTTACAGCAAAGAAAGCCTCCTCAAACACTAACAGAGGACCTGAGAACCCAATCACCAGGACGGGCTGAGCTGCGACGAAGCAGAAGATGATCCCCTGAATGCTGGTGGAGATGAGGAGCTCTGGGACGCCCATCATGTTGTCCACTTTATCAGCTGTAGCGGCAACAATGATAGtaaaatattattatataatcTATCCCTTGCAACACCAATATCATGTCAAacaaatatgcacacatacCCAGCAGTCCTCCGAAGGTGATGGCTGGAGAAAGGGCGGCAAAGTAGATGAAGATGACAGCAGCAAGGACCTGTGCGTTAAGAGCATCTGTGATGTCGCTCTTGTAGTACTGGTAGCGCCTCTTTATGTCTCGAATCATGCCACCAAATGGTCGACCAGTGCGGGACAGGGGGTCTTCAGGTGCAGACCCAGTAGAGATGGAAACTTGGGGAAAACAATTTTTATCCAATGTGAATTGTATGAATTAATAATCGAAAACCATTGCAGCAAATAATTGGTTTGTTCATGCTCTACGACTGGTGCTGTAGTTTTGGTAGCGCTCACCCCTGCGAGGCTTGGAGTCCAGGCGTGGCGTGGGACTGGAGGCCTGGAACCTGTCCTGCAGCAGTTTCTTCTGAAAGCTGATGATCGAAGAGAGCATCGCTTCGTTCTGGATCTCAGTGGGCGGGATGACGATGCTGCAGTCCATGAAGTCGGAGACAGCGTCTGTCAGCTCACGGGCGGTCTTTGCCTGAAACGCTGCCTGATTGAACACCTGGGATGGAGATGGTGGAGGGGATTTTCAGACAGTACATGGCAGCATCAAGGAGCATTGGACAAGGCGTACATACCTATTTCATACTATCAATAAATTCTGCATGTAAATTATGAGATGACTGTATGTTTATCATGGCCTTTTAGTACTTGAGGCCTGAAACTAGACTCAGGTGTGACTTCATATACTGGTAACTATGATCATTTTGGTTACAAAATGGCCTGCATCTAAACCTGAACATAACACTGTAGCTGACATTGATAGGGAGTAGTTAATCTCTAAAATCACATATATGCATATGAAGGCAGAATCAGTCGGCAAAGGGACAAGATTTTGGTATCTGTGgttctgctttctgtgtgtaGTCTGTGTAGTATTAACCAATCATGTTTCAACAAgtttggttgcatgcaggtaaagagtctgtgtggagagcaaaagaggctGAACACATTGGCAATTTTGGAACCCATGAGCTGTCATATGACAATGATTTAggtttttattagctttttttttttattttgtctgcattcatgtgcagatatctgtttatagagattaacTGAAATGCTGAGCTGTTCACAGATTTGTCATGTTCTTCAGTTGTAAGTCTGTTTAGAAGCCCtaatgtgtttgctgctttaacATGGGTTATTTTAACTAGCTGCTGGACTCCACTAAAGAGGATTCGAGACTCAGTTTGGACTCTGTGAGCACTTGAATGAACGACTTGGCTTAAGACTTGAACATGGAGATGTAAAACAATAATGCGCAGTTAATGTAATATTGTCACTCGGCTGCCCATCAACATCTTTAAAAGTCATCTTCAACTGATTATAAGTTCTGTTAATGTGTCCCTGCTCGCACACTTTAGGTCTTTATAAAGTGTAAATTAACTCACTTTATCAGCCATCAGTGCTGCCATAGCACGGCCAGTCTCGTGATAGTCCACGTCAGTCTTGCTGGGGCCCACCAGAACAAAGACGAAGCGTACCGGCACCGGGGCCTCCAAGGCAGAGTCGAGCGCCACCGATTCCTTCAGACGCACAAACGCGACTGTGGGTCTCTCCAGAAAGTCCAAGGCTCCTGGatcaaagtgacagaaatattaGATTCATAGATAAACTCATGCATAGACAATGGGCggaaacaaaccaaaacacacacacacacacacacacacacacacacacactgtacttcaGATCCTAatgaaaacaatgcaaacaatgGCTTACCTACTAGCACCATGGAGGCCTCTACACGGTCAGATTCATCCATCTAAAGGGACACAGAATGAGCAGATCAAGTGTGTCACAGCCCTTAAAACTGACTAAGATCCAATAAACACGCAAATAAACAATATGTGCAGAAATTTGAAACATCGATTAATccaaaaaggagaaatgaggaacaaaagaaaaacaaacaaagtgtcATTTTGACCTTTATTATCACTGCTATCACTGACACTCACTCTTTCCTTCActgagaacttctgcaggtccATCCCATCAGACAGGGCTTGTCTCTCTGGGTCGTCTGATTGgctggggggaaaaaacagtATTGTGTCATTGGCTGTTTGTGGCTGCGATGACAGACAAGCAGACTATTCACAGCTATCATTCAACATAATAGATGATTAGATATCAGATGAGGAGCGGGTGAATTTTCGTTTTGAATAAGATGAGGCCAGTTTGAAATAACATGGACTATATTTCACACTTTAGCTCaccattgatttttgtaaatatatgcttattgtgaatttgatgccagcaacatgtctcagtaaggggaaacagctggcctggctccctccaaaggcaacaaaatctgaccaccagcagctctaaagctttctaactccacattatatcctgtttgtttaatcggaacaaaaactgaagtgtaaaaataacaATTCACAGTTTTACGTGGAACCATTTCTTGGCTGGGCCAGCTTCCAGATTTTGTTATCCttggacagaggcaggctagctgggTCCACTGCCTCCGGTTTCTATGCTAAAAAAATCTTGAAAGTTGGGCAACTCGAAGATTGCATTTAGATTTCTCATCTTATTGAACAAAAGATTGAAAACACAGTACTGTGTAGTACACTGTATATAGCCTTTTGGAGTGACCTGAAGTAACTGCAGTACACACTGGTCACGTGCAATAAAGACTTAAACAGGCAGGTAGAATGGTTTGGCGGTCAGAGACGGTGCTTCATAATGACAGGTTTGGTCTTCACAACAGCTACGTGTTCAGCTTTCTCTGAGCAAGAAACTGAAACGTTCCCGTCTCACTTGCAGCTAAAAGCCTAAATGTAGGTCATTTATGTTTGAGTCACCACTGGATGATGTCTTGGGGCATACCTGCGGTTTTGAAGCAGAGATTTGAGCACTCCTTCCCGGTCTCCAGCTCTGATCTCCTTCTTGTTCACCATCTCGTTGACCATCTTCTCGGCGATGGTGGCCAGGGTCCGCTCTTCACAGTCGAATATCATCACACCTGTTGGAAAGGAGTCGGAGGCGATCACGAAGAGGAGTGTGGGTGTGGATTGAGAGGAGtttcagacaaaatgagagCTAGAGAGCTAATAGAGGGATGCATCAATGTGTAAACACCACGTAGCTGTCGCAGCTGGTACAGGTTTGGCTAAGTTTGACTATACTATCATCAATGATAATGCCTCATAACATAGTGTTGCTCATACTTTATAATAATATTCTAAATTTACAAAGTAACTAAAGGTGTCAGGTACATGTGGAGTAAAACATACAATATGTCCCTCATAAAGCAGTGGAGTATAATAtagcataaaatggaattaCTCAATTAAAGCACATCAAAAATATACTTAAGTACATTACTTGAGTAAACATACTTGATTACTctccactgct
Protein-coding sequences here:
- the slc4a1b gene encoding solute carrier family 4 member 1b (Diego blood group) translates to MKDQKQQTYWQETGRWGGYEESFDPQSGVWGSSHISYLTFKSLIQLRRTMNTGVMIFDCEERTLATIAEKMVNEMVNKKEIRAGDREGVLKSLLQNRSQSDDPERQALSDGMDLQKFSVKERMDESDRVEASMVLVGALDFLERPTVAFVRLKESVALDSALEAPVPVRFVFVLVGPSKTDVDYHETGRAMAALMADKVFNQAAFQAKTARELTDAVSDFMDCSIVIPPTEIQNEAMLSSIISFQKKLLQDRFQASSPTPRLDSKPRRVSISTGSAPEDPLSRTGRPFGGMIRDIKRRYQYYKSDITDALNAQVLAAVIFIYFAALSPAITFGGLLADKVDNMMGVPELLISTSIQGIIFCFVAAQPVLVIGFSGPLLVFEEAFFAFCKSQDIEYIVGRVWVGVWLVIIVVVVVAFEGSFLVRFISRFTQEIFSILISLIFIYETFAKLGRIFKAHPLILNYDHLNSTLENPWHPRVEETILYDNATGNTTVIINTIKSPYPNTALLSMCLMLGCFFIAFFLRQFKNGTFLPGKIRRLIGDFGVPISIFLMIVVDYTIQDTYTQKLVVPKGLMVSNPAKRGWLINPFGEHRPFPVWLMFACCVPALLVFILIFLESQITTLIVSKPERKMVKGSGFHFDLLVLVGMGGVGAIFGVPWLSAATVRSVTHANALTVMSKGPKPVIEKVMEQRISGILVALLVGLSILMEPILKMIPMSALFGIFLYMGVTSLNGIQLWDRMLLLLIPKKYHPDEPYATRVSTGRMHLFTAIQIVCLAVLWIIKSSPVSLALPFILILTIPLRMFMTGRLFTELEMKCLDADDAKVTFEEEPGQDVYFESQMPL